From a region of the Paenibacillus sp. R14(2021) genome:
- a CDS encoding electron transfer flavoprotein subunit beta/FixA family protein, producing the protein MKLVVLIKQTFDTEEKIELVNGAVADDSVKFIINPYDEYALEEALRLREAHGGSVTVVSCGSDRAVEALRTALAMGADEAVLLEQDGLPDDGHAVAAALAVALQPMLPDLILAGLFAVDRGAGSIALQIAERLGLPHAAAALKLEVRDGDSAGAARAAGGNGADAKPVKAHNGASWGSGDKVAVVVRDTEWGDETVEIPLPALITAQQGLNEPRYPSLPGIMKAKRKPLRQVSIHDLGLDAGDLAPRTERLALLAPPLRAAGRKLSGAPAEQAALLAELLQREAKLF; encoded by the coding sequence ATGAAGCTGGTGGTATTGATCAAGCAAACCTTCGATACGGAGGAGAAAATCGAGCTGGTGAACGGGGCTGTCGCCGATGACAGCGTCAAATTCATCATTAACCCTTACGACGAATACGCGCTGGAGGAGGCGCTGCGCCTGCGCGAGGCGCACGGCGGCAGCGTGACGGTCGTTTCGTGCGGAAGCGACCGCGCCGTGGAGGCGCTGCGAACCGCCCTTGCCATGGGCGCCGACGAAGCGGTGCTGCTGGAACAGGATGGGCTGCCGGACGACGGGCATGCCGTCGCTGCGGCGCTTGCCGTCGCCTTGCAGCCGATGCTGCCGGACCTGATCTTGGCGGGGCTGTTTGCCGTGGACCGCGGCGCAGGCAGCATTGCGCTGCAGATTGCCGAACGGCTGGGACTGCCGCATGCGGCGGCGGCGCTGAAGCTGGAGGTGCGGGACGGGGATTCCGCCGGAGCTGCCAGGGCGGCAGGCGGTAACGGAGCCGATGCCAAGCCCGTAAAGGCGCACAACGGCGCGTCTTGGGGCAGCGGGGACAAGGTTGCCGTCGTCGTACGGGATACGGAATGGGGCGACGAAACGGTTGAAATCCCCCTCCCTGCGCTCATCACCGCGCAGCAAGGGCTGAACGAACCGCGGTACCCGTCGCTGCCGGGCATTATGAAAGCGAAGCGCAAGCCGCTCCGCCAAGTGAGCATCCATGATCTCGGCCTTGATGCGGGTGATCTTGCGCCGCGCACGGAGCGGCTCGCGCTCCTGGCGCCGCCGCTCCGCGCGGCCGGGCGCAAGCTGAGCGGCGCGCCTGCGGAGCAGGCAGCGCTGCTCGCGGAGCTACTGCAGCGCGAAGCGAAGCTTTTCTAA
- a CDS encoding electron transfer flavoprotein subunit alpha/FixB family protein, with product MKRTALVYAECADGKLRRVALEALGAARLLAGDGGSVHAVLVGGGPEAALQEAAAELAARGAGVVHVVDDPALAGFAPEAYAAVIGAAVAAVRPSVIVLGHTAAGRELAPRVAASVGGGHVADVTAIDLQGDGGADAVFTRPLYAGKAFEQRRFLPGAPGVLTVRPNNLPVAEPVAPGSEGVIAALPYPAPPLWTTVRSVVRKTGGTVDLAEADIIVAGGRGVRSAEGFAPLAALAAVLGGAVGASRGACDAGYCDYALQIGQTGKTVTPKLYIACGISGAIQHLAGMSQSRVIVAINKDPDAPIFGVADYGIVGDLFEIVPLLTEQFRTLLSKPG from the coding sequence TTGAAACGTACGGCACTCGTCTATGCCGAGTGCGCGGATGGCAAGCTGCGGCGCGTGGCGCTGGAAGCGCTCGGCGCCGCGCGGCTCCTGGCCGGGGACGGCGGCAGCGTGCACGCCGTCCTCGTCGGCGGCGGGCCCGAGGCGGCGCTGCAGGAAGCCGCCGCGGAGCTCGCCGCCCGGGGGGCCGGGGTCGTCCATGTCGTAGACGACCCCGCCCTGGCCGGCTTTGCGCCGGAGGCGTACGCCGCCGTCATCGGCGCCGCCGTTGCCGCGGTGCGGCCGAGCGTGATCGTGCTCGGCCACACCGCAGCGGGGCGCGAGCTCGCGCCCCGCGTGGCCGCCTCGGTCGGTGGCGGCCACGTCGCGGACGTTACTGCCATCGACCTGCAGGGCGATGGCGGCGCGGACGCGGTCTTCACGCGCCCGCTCTACGCCGGCAAGGCGTTCGAGCAGCGGCGGTTTCTTCCCGGCGCACCGGGGGTGCTGACGGTGCGCCCCAACAACCTGCCCGTCGCGGAGCCGGTCGCTCCCGGCAGCGAAGGCGTCATCGCGGCGCTGCCCTACCCCGCGCCGCCGTTATGGACCACCGTCCGCAGCGTCGTGCGCAAGACGGGCGGTACGGTCGATCTCGCCGAGGCGGACATCATCGTCGCCGGCGGCAGAGGCGTGCGCAGCGCGGAGGGCTTCGCTCCGCTCGCCGCGCTGGCCGCGGTGCTCGGCGGCGCAGTCGGCGCCTCGCGCGGCGCCTGCGATGCCGGCTATTGCGACTACGCGCTGCAGATCGGCCAGACGGGCAAGACCGTCACGCCGAAGCTCTACATCGCCTGCGGCATCAGCGGCGCCATCCAGCATCTGGCCGGCATGAGCCAATCCCGCGTCATCGTCGCCATCAACAAAGACCCCGACGCCCCCATCTTCGGCGTAGCCGATTATGGAATCGTCGGGGACTTATTCGAGATCGTGCCGCTCCTGACGGAGCAGTTTCGTACCCTTCTCAGCAAACCGGGCTAA
- a CDS encoding acetyl-CoA C-acyltransferase: MTAIKHPRDAVIVSAVRTAVGKAKKGSLADTRAEDLGRAVLRAAVDRVPGLDAADVEDVVIGCAMPEGEQGLNFARIMSLYAGLPVTTPAVTVNRFCASGLQAIAYAAERIRLGEADVVLAGGVESMSHVPMTGFKLSPHPGIADGMPEVYMGMGHTAEEVARRYGITREAQDAFAADSHRKAAAAIAEGRFREEIVPLHTQREGVDDYGRPWTRSFVFEQDEGVRGDTTTAVLAKLKPSFARGGTVTAGNASQMSDGAAAVVVMSRERAERLGVKPLAVFRAYSVAGVAPEVMGIGPIEAIPKALGRAGITLDQVDVVELNEAFAAQCLPIIQELDINPDIVNVNGGAIALGHPLGCTGTKLSVSLIHELRRRGGGIGIVSMCVGGGMGAAGVFEAEA; this comes from the coding sequence ATGACCGCGATAAAACATCCGCGGGACGCTGTGATCGTCTCCGCGGTGCGCACCGCCGTCGGCAAAGCGAAGAAGGGCAGCCTCGCCGACACCCGTGCTGAGGATTTGGGCCGCGCCGTGCTTCGCGCGGCCGTTGACCGCGTGCCCGGACTAGACGCAGCCGACGTCGAGGACGTCGTGATTGGCTGCGCGATGCCGGAGGGCGAGCAAGGGCTGAATTTCGCCCGCATCATGAGCCTGTATGCGGGCTTGCCGGTTACGACCCCGGCCGTAACCGTTAATCGGTTCTGCGCGTCGGGGCTGCAGGCGATTGCCTATGCCGCGGAGCGCATCCGTCTCGGCGAGGCGGACGTCGTGCTCGCCGGAGGCGTAGAAAGCATGAGCCATGTCCCGATGACCGGCTTCAAGCTTTCGCCGCATCCCGGCATTGCGGACGGTATGCCGGAGGTGTACATGGGTATGGGTCACACCGCGGAGGAAGTGGCCCGCCGGTACGGCATTACGCGCGAAGCGCAGGACGCCTTCGCGGCGGACAGTCACCGCAAAGCCGCGGCAGCCATCGCCGAGGGCCGCTTCCGCGAGGAAATCGTCCCGCTGCACACGCAGCGCGAAGGCGTCGACGATTACGGCAGGCCATGGACGCGCAGCTTTGTTTTCGAGCAGGATGAGGGCGTGCGCGGCGACACGACGACAGCTGTGCTGGCAAAGCTGAAGCCGTCTTTTGCCCGCGGGGGAACAGTAACGGCAGGCAATGCTTCACAGATGAGCGACGGGGCAGCGGCCGTTGTCGTGATGAGCCGGGAGCGTGCGGAGCGGTTGGGCGTGAAGCCGCTAGCCGTCTTTCGCGCCTACAGCGTGGCAGGCGTTGCGCCAGAAGTGATGGGCATCGGGCCAATCGAAGCGATCCCGAAGGCGCTTGGCCGCGCGGGGATAACGCTGGATCAGGTGGATGTGGTGGAATTGAACGAGGCGTTCGCTGCCCAGTGCCTGCCAATCATTCAGGAGCTGGACATTAACCCGGACATCGTGAACGTGAACGGCGGCGCGATCGCGCTTGGCCACCCGCTTGGCTGCACAGGCACGAAGCTGTCCGTATCGCTGATTCATGAGCTGAGACGGCGCGGCGGGGGTATCGGCATCGTCTCCATGTGCGTCGGCGGCGGCATGGGTGCGGCTGGCGTATTCGAAGCGGAAGCATAA
- a CDS encoding (Fe-S)-binding protein: MAFWSAHALVQLIRWVMFALLTLTALAFFYTAVRRRVDYMRLGKSVQPKPPASHDPSDPENDDRDEMLQITSFTAAAAAASAAVPRSDRSLNWMIQVFGHRKLLKDIRSGIMHVVLFYGFIVLQFGAADMIWKGLTGAALPYPAYHAFVLTQEVTVTLVLLAIVYGAFRRYVERLRRLKRGWKPSVVLWLIGGLMLTVICTQAFDRLREAAPQAGQGQTAAVYHADRSSSMDMLTAQPVFVLRAADLLLQYMAAEKLSAAQTSGSVSASVSLYVGYAPVSSSLAEGFRELGLSASAGTVLHELFWWLHLALLLGFLVYVPQSKHFHIFTAPVNLWLRRRTPTGRLAPLDLEDEEAESFGVGAVEQFNRKQLLDLYACVECGRCTNVCPASSTGKMLSPMHLIVKLRDHLTEKGAAITSKSPWVPDFRRVSAGVPSAHVMAGAMPVWVHGERGAQTTIEPTMSAQRQAWNVREAAPVSDVALIGDVMTESELWACTSCRSCEEQCPVGNEHVDKIIDMRRYLVLTEGRVPAEAQRAMQNIERQGNPWGLPRGERAAWLSAYAAAVPEAAPVQTMRDAVRSGEQPELLLWAGTMGAYDQRSRKVLFAVVRLLQAAGVPFAVLGGEEKNSGDTARRLGNELLFQTLCGENVATLERYGIRRIVTICPHTFHALKNEYIDFGLRSSVVVEHHTTLLARLVAERRLMPAHTVKERVVYHDSCYLGRYNGNYDAPRELLRAIPGVWLLEMERSRANAMCCGAGGGLMWMEERSGIRVNEARTAQALETAPTVIGSACPYCLTMMEDGIKVHEAEDTVRARDVAELLAESVFGGS; this comes from the coding sequence ATGGCATTTTGGAGCGCGCATGCGCTTGTTCAGCTGATCCGATGGGTGATGTTCGCGCTGCTGACGTTGACGGCGCTGGCTTTCTTTTATACCGCGGTCAGAAGGCGGGTCGATTACATGCGGTTGGGCAAAAGCGTTCAACCCAAACCCCCAGCCTCGCACGATCCATCCGATCCGGAAAACGACGACCGTGACGAAATGCTCCAGATTACGTCCTTCACTGCAGCTGCGGCAGCGGCTTCGGCGGCGGTTCCGCGGTCGGATCGGAGCCTGAATTGGATGATTCAAGTGTTCGGCCATCGCAAGCTGTTGAAAGACATCCGCAGCGGTATCATGCATGTCGTCTTGTTCTATGGGTTCATCGTGCTGCAGTTCGGCGCGGCGGATATGATTTGGAAAGGGCTTACCGGCGCGGCGCTGCCGTACCCGGCGTATCATGCTTTCGTGCTGACGCAGGAAGTGACGGTAACGCTCGTGCTGCTTGCGATTGTGTACGGCGCTTTCCGGAGGTACGTGGAGCGGCTTCGGCGGTTAAAACGGGGCTGGAAGCCGTCGGTGGTGCTGTGGCTGATCGGGGGGCTGATGCTGACCGTGATCTGTACGCAGGCATTTGACCGGCTGCGTGAGGCCGCGCCTCAGGCGGGCCAGGGCCAAACGGCTGCCGTGTATCATGCGGATCGTTCATCGTCGATGGATATGCTGACTGCACAGCCTGTCTTCGTGCTCCGCGCGGCAGACCTGCTGCTTCAGTACATGGCGGCAGAGAAGCTGTCTGCCGCACAGACGTCGGGTTCGGTTTCGGCATCGGTGTCGCTCTATGTTGGATATGCCCCGGTATCTTCATCGCTTGCCGAAGGATTTCGAGAATTAGGCTTAAGCGCATCGGCTGGAACCGTGCTGCATGAGCTGTTTTGGTGGCTGCATTTGGCGCTGCTGCTTGGATTTCTGGTTTATGTGCCGCAGTCGAAGCATTTTCATATTTTCACGGCCCCCGTTAACTTATGGCTTCGGCGACGCACGCCAACGGGCAGGCTGGCACCGCTTGATCTTGAGGATGAGGAGGCGGAATCGTTCGGCGTCGGCGCCGTGGAGCAGTTCAACCGGAAGCAGCTGCTTGATCTCTACGCCTGCGTGGAATGCGGGCGCTGCACGAATGTATGTCCGGCCTCCAGCACCGGCAAAATGCTCTCGCCCATGCATCTCATCGTGAAGCTGCGCGACCATCTGACCGAGAAAGGCGCAGCCATTACGTCGAAATCCCCTTGGGTGCCGGACTTCAGGCGTGTATCGGCAGGAGTGCCGAGCGCGCATGTGATGGCCGGGGCGATGCCGGTATGGGTGCACGGCGAACGGGGAGCGCAGACGACGATCGAGCCGACGATGTCCGCGCAGCGGCAGGCTTGGAATGTCCGCGAGGCTGCGCCGGTATCGGACGTGGCGCTGATCGGGGACGTCATGACGGAGTCGGAGCTGTGGGCTTGCACCTCCTGCCGCAGCTGCGAGGAGCAGTGTCCGGTCGGTAATGAGCATGTCGACAAAATCATCGATATGCGCCGGTATCTCGTGCTTACGGAAGGCCGCGTTCCGGCCGAAGCCCAGCGCGCCATGCAAAATATCGAGCGCCAGGGCAATCCGTGGGGCCTTCCCCGCGGCGAGCGCGCGGCATGGCTGTCAGCCTATGCGGCGGCCGTTCCGGAAGCAGCTCCTGTGCAGACGATGCGCGATGCGGTCCGCAGCGGAGAGCAGCCGGAGCTGCTGCTGTGGGCCGGCACGATGGGCGCGTACGATCAGCGCAGCCGCAAGGTACTGTTCGCCGTCGTTCGGCTGCTGCAGGCGGCGGGCGTACCGTTCGCCGTGCTTGGCGGCGAGGAGAAGAACTCCGGCGATACGGCGCGGCGCCTCGGCAACGAGCTGCTTTTTCAAACGCTGTGCGGGGAGAATGTCGCCACCCTGGAGCGTTACGGGATCCGCCGCATCGTCACCATTTGCCCGCATACGTTTCATGCGCTGAAGAACGAATATATCGATTTTGGGCTTCGTTCAAGCGTTGTGGTGGAGCATCATACGACATTGTTAGCCCGGCTGGTTGCGGAAAGGCGGCTGATGCCCGCTCATACAGTGAAAGAGCGCGTGGTGTATCACGATTCCTGCTACCTGGGGAGGTATAACGGCAATTATGATGCGCCGCGCGAGCTGCTGCGCGCCATTCCGGGCGTTTGGCTGCTCGAGATGGAGCGCAGCCGCGCGAATGCGATGTGCTGCGGTGCCGGCGGCGGCCTCATGTGGATGGAGGAGCGCAGCGGTATCCGCGTTAACGAAGCACGGACGGCGCAGGCGCTGGAGACGGCACCGACGGTCATCGGCTCCGCCTGCCCGTACTGCCTGACGATGATGGAGGACGGCATCAAGGTGCACGAGGCCGAGGATACCGTCCGCGCCCGTGACGTCGCGGAGCTTCTGGCAGAAAGTGTGTTCGGCGGAAGTTAA
- a CDS encoding 3-hydroxyacyl-CoA dehydrogenase/enoyl-CoA hydratase family protein → MGAGIAAHLANAGIGVLLLDVPPAALTEQESCAGATLQDRAVRNRLAAASIARLAAQQPPALYDSSFIQRITAGNLEDDLGKLGSVDWVIEAVVERLDVKRDVFARIESVVRPSTLITTNTSGLSVAAMAEGRGESFRRQFAATHFFNPPRHMKLVEIVPGPDTTAEVIASLTAICERQLGKGVVRAKDTPNFIANRIGTYGMLTTIAAMRTFGLNVDEVDALTGPAMGRPKTATFRMLDLVGLDTLLHVVDNVRERSEDAEEREAFARPPELETLVAKGWIGEKAGGGFYRKIKRPGGGSDIETLQLDTMTYAPRQNVNSPVIEAAKTAKGTAGKVKALLFTDPNDRHARFAWQAIKTVLLYAARQLGTVADTIPDIDRALVWGFNWELGPFELWDAIGLERSVQRMRAEGDDIPAWLERWIAEGNRSFYMEEGVRRFYVSEGDYRQLEEEEDVISLGALKRSGPVVLGNSGASLLDLGDEVACLMFHSPNNAIGSDILTAIRQSAEEVSRNWRGLVIANEGRHFCVGANLMMLLIEAQNGDFDEIDDIISLFQNSMLQLKRLDRPVVAAPHRMTLGGGVEACLPADRIVFSAETYFGLVETGVGLIPAGGGCKEAAALASARAGAAGDLQPQVNALFETIALAKTSSSGYDVSRIGLMRPNDRVIIRGETRVAEAKRMVLAMDREGYTAPQAEQRIRVAGREGRAVLQLAVEAMRLGGQASEHDVRIGRKLAHVLAGGDAPPGAEVSEQYLLDLEREAFLSLCGEPLTQARMRQMLTTGKPLRN, encoded by the coding sequence ATGGGAGCGGGAATTGCCGCTCATTTGGCGAACGCAGGCATTGGCGTGCTGCTGCTGGATGTGCCGCCGGCTGCATTGACGGAGCAGGAATCGTGCGCAGGGGCGACGCTGCAGGACCGCGCCGTCCGCAATCGGTTAGCGGCGGCAAGCATAGCAAGGCTGGCCGCTCAGCAGCCGCCGGCGCTTTACGATAGCTCATTCATCCAGCGGATTACCGCCGGCAACTTGGAGGACGATCTCGGCAAGCTGGGCAGCGTGGACTGGGTCATCGAAGCGGTCGTCGAGCGGCTGGATGTCAAAAGAGACGTTTTCGCGCGCATCGAGTCCGTCGTACGGCCAAGCACGCTGATCACGACCAATACATCTGGATTATCCGTTGCAGCGATGGCGGAGGGGCGAGGCGAGTCGTTTCGGCGGCAGTTTGCCGCGACGCATTTCTTCAATCCCCCGCGGCATATGAAACTGGTCGAAATCGTGCCGGGACCGGATACGACGGCCGAAGTGATTGCCAGTCTGACCGCAATTTGCGAGCGGCAGCTGGGCAAAGGCGTCGTCCGCGCCAAGGATACGCCGAATTTCATTGCCAACCGGATCGGTACTTACGGCATGCTGACGACGATTGCGGCGATGCGAACGTTCGGGCTGAACGTCGACGAGGTCGATGCGCTGACCGGGCCAGCCATGGGCAGGCCGAAGACGGCAACGTTCCGCATGCTGGATTTGGTCGGATTGGATACGCTGCTGCACGTTGTGGACAATGTGCGGGAGCGGAGCGAGGACGCCGAGGAGCGGGAGGCTTTTGCACGGCCGCCGGAGCTGGAAACACTCGTCGCCAAAGGCTGGATCGGCGAAAAGGCGGGAGGCGGCTTTTACCGTAAAATCAAACGTCCCGGCGGGGGCAGCGACATTGAAACGCTCCAGCTGGACACGATGACCTACGCGCCCCGGCAGAACGTCAATTCACCCGTCATCGAAGCGGCCAAGACGGCAAAAGGTACTGCAGGCAAAGTGAAAGCGTTGTTGTTCACGGACCCGAACGACCGGCATGCCCGCTTCGCTTGGCAGGCGATCAAGACGGTCCTGCTGTACGCCGCCCGTCAATTGGGTACGGTCGCGGACACGATTCCGGATATCGACCGCGCGCTGGTATGGGGATTCAATTGGGAGCTGGGGCCATTCGAGCTCTGGGATGCGATTGGATTAGAGCGGTCCGTGCAGCGAATGCGGGCGGAAGGCGACGACATTCCGGCATGGCTGGAGCGCTGGATTGCCGAGGGGAATCGGAGCTTTTACATGGAAGAGGGCGTGCGGCGCTTCTATGTCAGCGAGGGGGATTATCGGCAGCTGGAGGAAGAGGAGGATGTGATTTCGCTTGGCGCGCTGAAGCGCTCGGGCCCGGTCGTTCTTGGCAACTCCGGCGCCTCGCTGCTGGATTTGGGCGATGAGGTGGCGTGCTTGATGTTTCATTCGCCGAACAACGCGATCGGCAGCGATATTTTGACCGCGATCCGGCAGAGCGCGGAGGAGGTCAGCCGAAATTGGCGCGGGCTCGTCATCGCGAATGAGGGGCGGCACTTCTGCGTCGGCGCGAATCTCATGATGCTCCTGATTGAGGCGCAAAACGGCGACTTTGACGAAATCGACGATATCATCTCGTTATTTCAAAACAGCATGCTGCAGCTCAAACGGCTGGATCGACCCGTCGTGGCGGCGCCTCACCGCATGACGCTGGGCGGGGGCGTGGAGGCTTGCCTTCCGGCGGATCGGATTGTTTTCTCGGCGGAGACGTACTTCGGGCTCGTCGAGACCGGCGTTGGTTTGATACCTGCTGGCGGCGGCTGCAAAGAAGCAGCGGCATTGGCATCGGCGCGGGCCGGAGCGGCGGGCGATCTGCAGCCGCAGGTTAATGCGTTGTTCGAGACGATCGCGTTAGCGAAGACATCCTCAAGCGGCTACGATGTCAGCCGTATCGGCCTCATGCGGCCGAACGACCGCGTCATCATCCGCGGCGAAACGCGGGTCGCGGAGGCGAAGCGCATGGTGCTGGCCATGGACCGCGAGGGCTATACTGCCCCGCAAGCGGAGCAGCGAATTCGCGTCGCCGGGCGCGAGGGGCGCGCGGTGCTGCAGCTGGCGGTCGAGGCGATGCGCCTCGGCGGGCAGGCGAGCGAGCATGACGTGCGGATCGGCCGCAAGCTTGCGCATGTGCTCGCCGGAGGCGATGCACCGCCCGGCGCGGAGGTGAGCGAGCAGTACCTGCTTGATTTGGAGCGCGAAGCGTTCTTAAGCCTGTGCGGCGAGCCGCTTACGCAAGCGCGCATGCGCCAGATGTTGACGACGGGGAAGCCGCTGCGGAACTAG
- a CDS encoding Dabb family protein — protein sequence MEQKNIQHMVIFNLKHEAGSPEAEKFLQDGSRLLTSIPVVKSFKVFKQVSPKNDYDYGFSMIFSSQADYETYNAHPVHVDFVENRWIPEVSRFLEIDFESYEV from the coding sequence ATGGAACAAAAGAACATTCAGCACATGGTGATTTTTAATTTGAAGCATGAAGCGGGATCCCCGGAGGCGGAAAAGTTTTTGCAGGATGGCAGCCGGTTGCTGACCTCGATTCCGGTTGTGAAATCGTTCAAGGTGTTCAAGCAAGTGAGCCCGAAGAACGATTATGATTACGGGTTCTCCATGATTTTCAGCAGTCAAGCCGATTATGAGACGTACAATGCGCATCCGGTCCATGTCGACTTCGTCGAGAACCGCTGGATTCCGGAGGTTAGCCGGTTTCTAGAGATCGATTTTGAATCCTACGAGGTGTAG
- a CDS encoding acyl-CoA dehydrogenase family protein — protein sequence MAQNKGWGGRFVVEDMAPNAVVTPEDFTDEQIMIGEAARAFLEGEIRPRDAEIEALDYKLTVELMRKAGELGLLGADVPEAYGGLGLDKVSSTLLAETLAEASSFALSVGAHVGIGTLPIVFFGTPEQKAKYLPDLGVGTKIAAYCLTEPASGSDALGARTTARLTPDGTHYVLNGSKLYITNSGFADIFIVYAKVNGDYFTAFIVERGSPGFSIGPEEHKMGIKGSSTCPIFFDDTPVPVANVLGEVGKGHLIAFNILNIGRFKLAAACVGGAKETIGITAKYANARKQFGRPIASFPLIGAKLADMNIATYVMESMVYRTAGWIDEMLQASEAEGGGTGTDVGAGARAAKAISEYALECSINKVFATEVLDYVADEGVQIHGGYGYIKEYKIERIYRDSRINRIFEGTNEINRMLIPGTLMKKALKGELPLLRKARALQAELLQPMPLPAFSEPLAKETYRIGQAKRTFLAIGGLAVQKYGLALEQQQEVLCLLADMMIQVFAMESAALRTRKMLLRADPAAAARTRNAVEMTVVFVQEAMERIDRYAKTALAALEEGDALQTQLAILKKLMRAPIVDTIAIKRGIAARVIRSQQYTL from the coding sequence ATGGCTCAGAACAAAGGATGGGGCGGCCGGTTCGTGGTGGAGGACATGGCGCCTAATGCGGTCGTTACGCCGGAGGATTTTACCGACGAGCAGATTATGATCGGCGAAGCGGCGCGTGCTTTTCTCGAGGGTGAGATCCGTCCGCGCGATGCCGAGATCGAAGCGCTGGATTATAAGCTGACGGTGGAGCTGATGCGCAAAGCCGGTGAGCTGGGTTTGCTCGGCGCGGATGTGCCTGAGGCGTACGGCGGGCTTGGGCTTGACAAGGTCAGCTCGACGCTGCTGGCAGAGACGCTGGCGGAGGCATCGTCTTTCGCGCTTTCCGTCGGCGCGCACGTCGGCATCGGCACACTGCCGATTGTTTTCTTCGGCACGCCGGAGCAGAAGGCCAAGTACCTGCCCGACCTAGGCGTCGGCACCAAAATCGCAGCCTACTGTCTGACGGAGCCAGCTTCCGGCTCCGACGCGCTCGGCGCGCGCACGACGGCGAGGCTGACGCCGGATGGCACGCACTACGTGCTGAATGGCTCCAAGCTGTACATCACCAACTCCGGATTCGCGGATATTTTCATCGTGTACGCCAAAGTGAACGGGGATTATTTTACCGCGTTCATCGTGGAGCGGGGTTCCCCGGGCTTCAGCATCGGACCGGAGGAGCACAAGATGGGCATCAAGGGCTCGTCGACCTGCCCGATCTTCTTCGACGATACGCCGGTGCCCGTTGCGAACGTGCTCGGCGAGGTCGGCAAGGGGCATCTCATCGCGTTCAACATATTGAATATCGGGCGCTTCAAGCTTGCCGCGGCTTGCGTAGGCGGAGCGAAGGAAACGATCGGGATTACGGCCAAATACGCCAATGCCCGCAAGCAGTTCGGCCGCCCGATTGCTTCTTTCCCGCTGATCGGCGCGAAGCTGGCGGACATGAACATCGCGACGTATGTGATGGAAAGCATGGTGTACCGCACGGCAGGCTGGATTGACGAGATGCTTCAGGCGAGCGAAGCGGAAGGCGGCGGAACCGGAACCGACGTCGGAGCGGGAGCCAGAGCAGCCAAGGCAATCTCCGAATACGCGCTTGAATGTTCCATCAACAAGGTATTTGCGACCGAGGTGCTGGACTACGTCGCTGATGAGGGTGTCCAAATTCATGGCGGCTACGGCTATATCAAGGAATACAAAATCGAGCGTATCTACCGCGATTCCCGCATCAACCGCATCTTCGAGGGGACGAACGAGATCAACCGGATGCTCATTCCAGGCACGCTGATGAAGAAGGCGCTGAAGGGCGAGCTGCCGCTGCTGCGCAAGGCGCGCGCGCTGCAGGCGGAGCTGCTGCAGCCTATGCCGCTTCCGGCGTTCAGCGAGCCCCTTGCCAAGGAAACGTACCGCATCGGTCAGGCGAAACGGACCTTTCTTGCGATCGGCGGCCTAGCCGTCCAGAAGTACGGGCTTGCGCTGGAGCAGCAGCAGGAAGTGCTCTGTCTGCTGGCGGACATGATGATTCAAGTCTTCGCCATGGAGAGCGCCGCTCTTCGCACCCGCAAGATGCTCCTTCGTGCCGACCCTGCCGCGGCGGCACGAACCCGGAACGCCGTCGAAATGACGGTCGTCTTCGTCCAAGAAGCGATGGAGCGTATCGACCGCTACGCCAAAACCGCACTGGCTGCGCTGGAAGAAGGCGATGCCCTGCAAACGCAGCTTGCCATACTGAAGAAGCTGATGCGGGCGCCGATCGTCGATACGATTGCGATCAAACGCGGCATTGCCGCGCGCGTGATCCGCAGCCAACAGTATACGCTGTAA